In Deinococcus yavapaiensis KR-236, one genomic interval encodes:
- the nusG gene encoding transcription termination/antitermination protein NusG — MSIEWYAVHTYVGQEKRVEEALMERSKKLGLYGTKIFQVLQPKETAIELREGGKKETVERLLFPGYVFVQMDVEDDDVPGELGESWEAVRATPGVTGFVGTSTHPVPLSPDEVQRLLQSVGVAAKQEEAAPARVKVNFKEGDMVRVTAGPFADFTGVVSEVNAAQAKVKVLVSIFGRETPVELDFSQVTKS, encoded by the coding sequence GTGAGTATCGAGTGGTACGCGGTCCACACGTACGTCGGTCAGGAGAAGCGAGTCGAGGAAGCGCTCATGGAGCGTTCCAAAAAGCTCGGCTTGTACGGCACGAAGATCTTTCAAGTGCTGCAACCCAAGGAAACGGCCATCGAGTTGCGCGAAGGTGGGAAGAAGGAGACCGTCGAGCGTCTCCTCTTTCCCGGCTACGTGTTCGTGCAGATGGACGTGGAAGACGACGATGTGCCGGGCGAGCTCGGCGAGTCGTGGGAAGCCGTGCGGGCGACGCCGGGCGTGACGGGCTTCGTGGGCACGTCCACCCATCCCGTGCCGCTTTCACCCGACGAAGTGCAGCGCTTGCTGCAAAGCGTCGGCGTGGCGGCGAAGCAGGAAGAAGCCGCTCCGGCGCGCGTCAAGGTCAACTTCAAAGAAGGTGACATGGTCCGCGTGACGGCCGGTCCGTTCGCCGACTTCACGGGTGTCGTTTCGGAAGTCAACGCGGCGCAGGCCAAGGTCAAGGTTCTCGTGTCGATCTTCGGACGTGAAACTCCGGTCGAGCTCGACT
- the secE gene encoding preprotein translocase subunit SecE produces the protein MNGIVRYFQESRQELSRVTWPNRQQVLEGTQVVLFFIIAMSLLIFIYDSAFAFLIRSVVPR, from the coding sequence GTGAACGGGATTGTGCGGTACTTCCAAGAATCGCGCCAGGAACTGTCGCGCGTGACATGGCCGAACCGCCAGCAGGTGCTGGAGGGCACGCAAGTCGTGCTGTTCTTCATCATCGCGATGTCCTTGTTGATCTTCATCTATGACTCGGCCTTCGCCTTCCTGATTCGCTCGGTGGTGCCGCGGTGA
- the rpmG gene encoding 50S ribosomal protein L33 translates to MAKEGPRIKIKLESTAGTGFYYTTTKNRRNTTAKLELKKYDPIAKKHVPFKEKKI, encoded by the coding sequence ATGGCGAAGGAAGGTCCTCGCATCAAGATCAAGCTCGAGAGCACGGCGGGCACGGGCTTCTACTACACGACGACGAAGAACCGCCGCAACACCACGGCGAAGCTCGAGCTCAAAAAGTACGACCCGATTGCCAAGAAGCACGTTCCGTTCAAAGAAAAGAAGATCTAA